A single window of Bacteroidota bacterium DNA harbors:
- the moaC gene encoding cyclic pyranopterin monophosphate synthase MoaC yields the protein MGNFTHIDDEGKAKMVDVSHKPDQIRVARAKGFIKLNPQTIALIRDNKMKKGDVLTVAEIAGIQGAKKNSELIPLCHPLPLSKVEVKTNLMDDGVEVEAMAKCIGQTGVEMEALMGVSVALLTIYDMCKAVDKEMMIGNIKLIEKTKTDLHK from the coding sequence ATGGGCAATTTTACACATATCGACGACGAAGGCAAAGCCAAAATGGTAGATGTAAGCCATAAACCTGATCAAATCAGGGTGGCTCGTGCCAAAGGTTTTATAAAACTCAACCCTCAAACTATTGCTCTTATTCGTGATAATAAAATGAAAAAGGGCGATGTATTGACCGTTGCCGAAATTGCAGGCATTCAGGGAGCAAAAAAAAATAGCGAACTTATCCCTTTATGCCACCCATTGCCTCTTTCAAAAGTGGAGGTAAAAACCAATCTGATGGATGATGGTGTGGAAGTTGAAGCTATGGCAAAATGTATCGGTCAGACAGGAGTCGAGATGGAAGCCTTAATGGGTGTGAGCGTGGCTCTGTTAACAATCTATGATATGTGTAAGGCGGTGGATAAAGAAATGATGATTGGCAATATTAAATTGATCGAAAAAACAAAAACCGACCTCCACAAATAA
- a CDS encoding HDIG domain-containing protein → MNRETALKLLHEYIENPRMINHCLASEVVLRALAKRLGRDEDSWALAGLLHDLDVEKVNGDSKIHGLETARILTGLGVNADIVDAIKMHNEAASGLPRTTEFQHALACGETITGMITATTMVYPDQKIAGVKSKSITKRMKQAAFAASVSRENIMECELIGIPLDEFAELSLEAMKSISEQIGL, encoded by the coding sequence ATGAACCGAGAAACTGCCCTCAAACTCCTTCACGAATACATCGAAAATCCACGGATGATTAATCACTGCCTTGCATCGGAGGTTGTTTTGCGCGCTTTGGCAAAAAGGCTCGGACGTGATGAAGATAGCTGGGCATTGGCAGGTCTTTTACATGATCTGGATGTCGAAAAAGTGAATGGAGATTCAAAAATTCACGGGCTGGAAACTGCACGAATCCTGACCGGGCTTGGCGTTAATGCCGATATTGTGGATGCCATCAAAATGCATAATGAAGCAGCAAGCGGACTTCCCAGAACAACCGAATTTCAACATGCACTTGCTTGTGGCGAAACCATTACAGGAATGATAACGGCTACAACCATGGTTTATCCCGATCAAAAAATAGCCGGTGTCAAGTCAAAATCCATCACTAAACGTATGAAACAAGCTGCTTTTGCAGCTTCAGTAAGCCGAGAGAACATTATGGAATGTGAATTAATAGGAATTCCCTTGGATGAATTTGCTGAATTGAGCCTTGAAGCGATGAAGTCTATTAGTGAACAAATCGGACTCTGA
- a CDS encoding NAD(P)/FAD-dependent oxidoreductase, which translates to MDNFDVIVVGAGASGMMAAGIAARHGAKVLLLEKMFRPGRKLRITGKGRCNLTNLSSVDEFLSHVGKEADFLRPAFSKMFANELIDFFHSINVKTKIERGKRVFPQSEKAQDVVDGLTKWLQKSGVKTQNDARVSELIIENKQVIGVKLQNRTAYAAKSVILCTGGASYPATGSTGDGYKLAKAAGHNITTIRPALVPLNLEDKILPELNGLLLKNIKVSVYHNQKIIAEKFGDLQFLKHQISGPIILSISREVGELLFKKTKLRFSIDLKPALSIIKLQNRIQRELVANPNLQLIGLLRKLLPIKLIASFIIMLKQPPTKLVTSFQNSEIEKLILQLKDFSLTINGLGEFAEAIITSGGVMLDEIDPNTMESKKIKRLYFAGELMNLDADTGGYNLQIAFSTGYLAGISAANK; encoded by the coding sequence ATGGATAATTTTGATGTGATCGTGGTTGGGGCAGGGGCTTCAGGGATGATGGCTGCCGGAATTGCTGCCAGGCATGGTGCCAAAGTTTTACTTCTCGAAAAAATGTTTCGTCCCGGGCGTAAATTGAGGATTACGGGTAAAGGCCGATGCAATTTGACCAACCTCAGTTCTGTCGATGAATTTTTGAGCCATGTTGGCAAGGAAGCTGATTTTCTACGACCGGCTTTCTCGAAAATGTTTGCCAACGAACTGATCGACTTTTTTCATTCAATCAATGTTAAAACCAAAATTGAACGAGGAAAACGAGTTTTTCCGCAATCGGAAAAGGCACAGGACGTTGTTGATGGCTTAACAAAATGGTTGCAGAAATCGGGGGTGAAAACACAAAATGATGCACGGGTGAGTGAATTGATTATTGAAAACAAGCAGGTGATAGGTGTTAAATTACAAAATCGAACAGCATATGCCGCCAAATCTGTAATTTTATGTACAGGTGGAGCATCCTATCCGGCAACCGGCTCAACAGGCGACGGTTATAAGTTGGCCAAAGCAGCCGGACATAACATTACTACGATTCGTCCGGCTTTGGTTCCATTGAATCTGGAGGATAAAATCTTACCTGAATTGAATGGCCTGTTGCTCAAAAATATCAAAGTAAGTGTATATCACAATCAAAAAATTATTGCTGAAAAATTTGGGGATCTTCAATTTTTAAAACATCAAATTTCCGGTCCGATTATTTTGTCGATAAGCAGAGAAGTTGGTGAGTTGCTCTTCAAGAAAACAAAACTTCGTTTCTCAATCGATCTGAAACCTGCACTTAGTATCATAAAATTGCAAAATCGAATTCAACGCGAATTAGTTGCCAATCCTAATCTCCAGCTAATAGGCTTATTACGGAAATTATTACCGATAAAATTGATAGCTTCTTTTATCATCATGTTAAAACAACCTCCAACAAAATTGGTAACTTCATTTCAAAATTCAGAAATAGAAAAACTAATTTTGCAATTAAAGGATTTTAGCCTGACCATTAATGGCCTTGGTGAGTTTGCAGAGGCGATAATTACAAGTGGAGGAGTGATGCTCGATGAAATTGATCCAAATACGATGGAATCAAAGAAAATAAAAAGACTTTATTTTGCCGGTGAATTGATGAACCTTGATGCAGATACAGGTGGGTATAATTTACAAATTGCATTTTCAACAGGCTATTTAGCCGGAATTTCTGCTGCAAACAAATAA
- a CDS encoding DNA alkylation repair protein gives MNNLELKHKEIIEFCLANSDNSIVNKYSRYFKEGYCGYGIDSKILESQKIKWLDSWKDEMTINDYLNLGDLLIATGKLEEASFATQFIASKKDEFSIETFDRAGKWLENGIQNWATTDVLCMLVLPEFIYNKIIEPKDFINWTKSESKWKRRAVPVTFYEVIKKGHNPEPVFSVIEKLMEDIEEDVQKGLGTLLREIWKKQPEIAEGFLLKWKDKCGRKIIHYATEKMNRDNKAKFQKTK, from the coding sequence ATGAACAATTTAGAACTAAAACACAAGGAAATTATAGAATTTTGTCTGGCTAACTCAGATAATTCAATCGTAAATAAATATTCAAGATACTTTAAGGAGGGTTATTGTGGTTATGGTATAGATTCTAAAATTTTGGAATCGCAAAAAATTAAATGGTTGGATTCATGGAAAGATGAAATGACTATTAATGATTACTTAAATCTAGGCGATTTGCTAATTGCCACAGGTAAATTAGAAGAAGCAAGTTTTGCTACCCAGTTTATAGCATCAAAAAAAGATGAATTTTCAATTGAAACATTTGATAGAGCTGGGAAGTGGTTGGAAAATGGAATTCAAAACTGGGCAACTACTGACGTATTGTGCATGTTGGTTTTACCCGAGTTTATTTACAACAAAATCATTGAACCAAAAGATTTTATAAATTGGACAAAATCTGAATCTAAATGGAAAAGAAGAGCAGTTCCAGTAACCTTTTATGAAGTGATTAAAAAAGGACACAATCCTGAGCCAGTCTTTTCTGTGATTGAGAAATTAATGGAAGATATAGAAGAAGATGTTCAAAAAGGGTTAGGTACACTTCTAAGAGAAATTTGGAAAAAACAACCTGAAATAGCAGAAGGATTCCTTTTAAAATGGAAAGATAAATGTGGACGGAAAATAATTCATTATGCGACAGAAAAAATGAATAGGGATAATAAAGCAAAATTTCAAAAGACAAAATAA
- a CDS encoding helix-turn-helix domain-containing protein, whose amino-acid sequence MIESINPTGILSKYIKNYFIVETDNSVDYLPKERVYPCGYATMVFHYGSPSKFQKKNSSKYIEPNLVICGQQTNYYDLSLSGKTGMILIVFRPHGVKSFFNFPITELLNENLSLQDLANNETNELEDKLLNSPNNKQRVIHLENFLIKRLIHDNEFERVEHAIKIIANSKGQIKAQDIAHEVCLGIKQFERTFSKYVGVNPKKFASIIRFQNVIQMKSKHKNSSMFQLAFDNGYYDHAHFIHDFKGFTGLSPKEFFSDLK is encoded by the coding sequence ATGATTGAATCAATTAATCCAACAGGTATTTTAAGCAAATACATAAAAAATTATTTCATTGTTGAGACTGACAATTCAGTAGACTATTTGCCTAAAGAAAGAGTTTACCCCTGCGGATATGCAACAATGGTTTTTCATTATGGTTCTCCATCAAAATTCCAGAAAAAGAATTCAAGTAAATATATTGAGCCAAATTTGGTTATATGCGGTCAACAAACCAATTATTATGACTTGTCATTATCTGGAAAGACAGGTATGATTCTTATTGTATTCAGACCACATGGAGTAAAATCTTTTTTCAATTTTCCAATTACTGAATTATTAAATGAAAACCTTTCGCTTCAGGATTTGGCTAATAATGAAACTAATGAATTAGAGGACAAATTGCTTAACTCTCCAAATAATAAGCAAAGAGTTATTCATTTAGAAAACTTTCTTATTAAAAGACTAATTCATGATAATGAATTTGAACGAGTTGAACATGCCATAAAAATAATTGCGAATTCTAAAGGACAAATCAAGGCTCAAGATATTGCACATGAAGTGTGTTTAGGAATAAAACAGTTTGAAAGAACTTTTTCAAAATACGTTGGTGTTAATCCTAAAAAGTTTGCAAGCATCATTCGCTTTCAAAATGTCATACAAATGAAGAGTAAGCATAAAAACTCAAGTATGTTTCAATTAGCTTTTGATAACGGCTATTACGACCATGCTCATTTTATACATGATTTTAAAGGTTTTACGGGACTTTCCCCAAAAGAATTTTTTAGCGATTTAAAATAA
- a CDS encoding molybdenum cofactor synthesis protein, with amino-acid sequence MENQKIAVLSVNISEKKGVVKHAVPRIMLDEKGVQTDAHAGSWHRQVSMLAQESIEKFEEKAGRKIKFGEFAENITTKGMELFHAKPFDRFVNESLELEVTQIGKKCHGDNCAIFREVGNCVMPKEGIFVRVIRGGELKAGIEFEYVPKVFKIRVITLSDRASSGEYEDRSGPRIRELIEAYFQKINWRCEIENILIPDNPKKLAALLDDAGSKKIDIVFTTGGTGIGPKDFTPEVVKSYLDMEIPGIMELIRMKYGQEKPNAILSRGVAGVMNETLVYAIPGSVIAVEEYMNEITSTLQHLIFMLHALDVH; translated from the coding sequence ATGGAAAATCAAAAAATAGCAGTTTTATCTGTAAATATCTCCGAGAAAAAAGGCGTAGTTAAACATGCCGTGCCTCGAATTATGCTGGATGAGAAAGGCGTTCAAACGGATGCTCATGCCGGAAGTTGGCATCGTCAGGTGAGTATGCTGGCTCAGGAAAGTATCGAGAAATTTGAGGAAAAGGCAGGGCGTAAAATAAAATTCGGTGAGTTTGCCGAAAACATTACCACCAAAGGAATGGAACTATTCCATGCCAAACCTTTTGATCGATTCGTTAATGAAAGCCTTGAACTTGAAGTAACCCAGATTGGCAAAAAATGTCACGGCGATAATTGTGCTATTTTTCGGGAGGTAGGCAACTGTGTAATGCCAAAAGAAGGCATTTTTGTTAGGGTTATAAGAGGTGGCGAATTAAAAGCAGGAATAGAATTCGAATACGTTCCGAAAGTTTTTAAAATCAGGGTGATTACTTTAAGCGACCGTGCAAGTTCTGGAGAATATGAAGATCGAAGCGGACCAAGAATTAGAGAATTAATAGAAGCATATTTTCAGAAAATAAATTGGAGATGTGAGATTGAAAATATATTAATTCCGGATAATCCGAAGAAACTGGCTGCATTATTGGATGATGCAGGTTCAAAAAAAATTGACATTGTTTTTACCACCGGAGGAACAGGAATCGGACCAAAGGATTTTACACCGGAAGTTGTAAAATCTTATCTTGATATGGAAATTCCGGGTATCATGGAATTAATCAGGATGAAATACGGACAGGAAAAACCAAATGCAATTTTAAGCAGGGGAGTGGCCGGTGTGATGAACGAAACTTTGGTTTACGCTATTCCGGGCAGTGTAATAGCCGTGGAGGAGTATATGAATGAAATTACAAGTACTTTACAGCATTTAATATTTATGTTGCATGCGTTGGATGTGCATTAA